A genomic region of Pseudomonas sp. MPC6 contains the following coding sequences:
- a CDS encoding FAD-dependent monooxygenase, translating to MSSLNIAIAGAGIGGLTAAIALVRAGHNVTVFEQSKAFLRVGADINLTPNAVRALDGLGVGAAVRIPAARPTHRISRMWDSGEETSRLEMSDAAEQKYGAPQLTIHRADLLTALADVFPQEQVKFGKRAERVVQTADGIELHFKDGSRHVTDLLIGADGIHSVVRNALFGDEQPRFTGVVAYRAVVPAESVAHVPNIQAFTKWWGPTPESQIVTFPLNQGRDIFIFATTAQDSWHEESWTSAGDVDELRSHYQDFHPDARALLDACNEVLKTALYERDPLPFWSKGAMTLLGDACHPMMPFMAQGAGQAIEDAVVLARHLQDLTGTAQIADALQAYQQARLQRTSQIQIGSRGNQWLKEGGNADWVYGYDAWAVPTSDAA from the coding sequence ATGTCTTCACTCAATATTGCGATTGCCGGTGCCGGTATCGGTGGCCTGACCGCCGCCATTGCCCTGGTCCGTGCCGGGCATAACGTCACCGTATTCGAACAGTCGAAAGCCTTTTTGCGGGTCGGTGCCGACATCAATCTGACGCCGAACGCCGTGCGTGCCCTGGATGGTTTAGGGGTCGGCGCTGCGGTGCGTATTCCTGCCGCTCGCCCCACGCACCGGATCAGCCGGATGTGGGACAGCGGCGAGGAAACCTCGCGCCTGGAAATGTCCGATGCCGCCGAACAGAAATACGGTGCGCCGCAGCTGACCATCCACCGCGCCGATCTGCTGACCGCGCTGGCGGACGTCTTCCCGCAGGAGCAGGTGAAGTTTGGCAAACGCGCCGAGCGCGTCGTGCAAACCGCCGACGGCATCGAGTTGCACTTCAAGGATGGCAGCCGCCACGTCACCGACCTGTTGATCGGCGCCGACGGCATCCATTCGGTGGTGCGTAATGCGCTGTTCGGTGACGAGCAACCGCGCTTTACCGGGGTGGTTGCCTACCGTGCCGTCGTACCTGCCGAAAGCGTGGCTCATGTGCCGAATATCCAGGCGTTCACCAAATGGTGGGGCCCTACCCCCGAAAGCCAGATCGTGACCTTTCCGCTGAACCAGGGCCGGGACATCTTCATTTTCGCCACCACCGCCCAGGACAGCTGGCATGAAGAGTCCTGGACCAGCGCCGGCGATGTCGACGAGTTGCGCAGCCACTATCAGGACTTCCATCCGGATGCCCGCGCCCTGCTCGATGCGTGCAACGAGGTGCTCAAGACCGCGTTGTATGAACGCGACCCGCTGCCGTTCTGGTCCAAAGGCGCGATGACCCTGCTGGGCGATGCCTGCCACCCGATGATGCCGTTCATGGCGCAAGGTGCCGGCCAGGCGATCGAGGATGCGGTGGTGCTCGCTCGCCATTTGCAAGACCTGACCGGCACCGCGCAGATCGCCGATGCCCTGCAGGCTTATCAGCAGGCGCGACTGCAACGTACCAGCCAGATCCAGATCGGCTCGCGCGGCAACCAATGGCTCAAGGAAGGCGGCAACGCCGACTGGGTGTATGGCTACGACGCCTGGGCCGTGCCGACATCAGACGCGGCCTGA
- a CDS encoding recombinase-like helix-turn-helix domain-containing protein, with amino-acid sequence MSNTEPYLQPHQARKRPNTQFEELLGDSIERAFGHGVTELPDLLAHLNLAGPPCPLTTGEWTADAYKTLMARLGE; translated from the coding sequence ATGAGCAATACCGAACCCTACCTGCAGCCCCATCAGGCTCGCAAACGGCCCAACACCCAGTTCGAAGAGTTGCTCGGCGACTCCATCGAACGCGCGTTCGGCCATGGCGTGACCGAGCTGCCCGACCTGCTCGCGCACCTGAACCTGGCCGGGCCGCCCTGCCCGCTGACCACCGGCGAGTGGACTGCGGATGCCTATAAAACCCTGATGGCTCGGCTGGGCGAATGA
- a CDS encoding PDR/VanB family oxidoreductase, with protein MSNSSPLTALVHTLRYEAEGIISVELRPYGDTVFPPFEAGSHIDLHLPNGLVRSYSLLNSPSDRGRYVVGILRDRNSRGGSEFVHGQLRVGMQLPISSPRNNFQLDLNARHSVLVAGGIGITPIYCMFRQLLALGKSAELIYCARSRQEAALVEELSGLSAKVVYHFNDEKGMPPDLSAYLAGQPADTHFYCCGPTPMLDAFESTCEGLGYPHAHIERFTAAELPPSEDAQSSYSVELKKTGKTLSIEPGLSLLDVLLEAGCDIEYSCREGVCGSCETRVLEGEVDHRDGVLTKAERAANKSMMVCVSGCKSRRLVLDL; from the coding sequence GTGTCCAATTCCTCCCCCCTCACCGCGCTCGTGCACACCCTGCGCTACGAAGCCGAAGGCATCATCAGCGTCGAATTGCGGCCGTATGGCGACACCGTCTTCCCTCCGTTCGAAGCCGGCTCGCACATAGACCTGCACCTGCCCAACGGGCTGGTGCGCAGCTACTCGCTGCTCAATTCGCCGAGCGATCGCGGCCGTTACGTGGTCGGCATCCTGCGCGATCGCAACAGCCGTGGCGGCTCGGAATTCGTGCATGGGCAATTGCGGGTCGGCATGCAACTGCCGATCTCGTCGCCGCGCAATAACTTCCAGCTCGACCTCAACGCCAGGCACAGCGTGCTGGTGGCCGGTGGCATCGGCATCACGCCGATCTACTGCATGTTCCGCCAACTGCTGGCCCTGGGAAAATCCGCCGAGCTGATCTACTGCGCCCGTTCCCGGCAGGAAGCCGCGCTGGTCGAAGAACTCAGCGGCCTGAGCGCCAAGGTGGTTTATCACTTCAACGATGAAAAAGGCATGCCGCCCGACTTGAGCGCCTACCTGGCGGGCCAGCCGGCTGACACGCATTTCTATTGCTGCGGTCCGACGCCGATGCTCGATGCTTTCGAAAGCACCTGCGAAGGCCTCGGTTATCCCCACGCGCATATCGAGCGCTTCACCGCAGCGGAGTTGCCACCGTCTGAAGATGCGCAGAGCAGTTACAGCGTCGAACTGAAAAAAACCGGCAAGACCCTGTCGATCGAGCCAGGCTTGAGTTTGCTCGACGTATTGCTCGAGGCGGGTTGCGACATTGAATACAGCTGTCGCGAAGGAGTCTGCGGTTCGTGCGAAACCCGGGTCCTGGAAGGTGAAGTCGATCATCGGGATGGCGTGCTGACCAAGGCCGAGCGTGCGGCGAATAAATCGATGATGGTGTGTGTATCGGGTTGCAAGAGTCGGCGGTTGGTTCTCGACTTATAA
- a CDS encoding aromatic ring-hydroxylating dioxygenase subunit alpha has protein sequence MNMNTTVDPVENLLANGLKNLWFPVLPSDQLGEKPLSIRRLGYKIALWRDNDGSVHALEDHCPHRGAPLSQGPVLGDRLQCPYHGVEVRCDGTVTKVPGSPGCKLEGSRPTRMFHTREAAGAIFLYNAADPHEDSPPELVLPEQLTSPQWSSFLCYAEWKGDYRYVIDNVMDPMHGTYLHKMSHSMSEGEATAKFVTRDTDHGFFFEKEGQRGVNFDWTEFMDNTCHWLRLEIPYPKTGGPGGNFTIIGSYTPSSRALSAVFHWRCRPLTGWQRDTWRFLYKNRLEARHWAVLEQDRVLLEFMEPDANQRENLYQHDLGVVRLRRYLKNAAKAQLELIDAKQLP, from the coding sequence ATGAACATGAATACAACCGTCGATCCTGTTGAAAACCTCTTGGCCAACGGCTTGAAGAACCTTTGGTTCCCGGTGCTGCCGTCCGATCAGCTGGGTGAAAAACCGCTGTCGATCCGTCGCCTGGGCTACAAGATTGCCCTGTGGCGCGACAATGACGGCAGCGTGCATGCCCTGGAAGATCACTGCCCGCATCGCGGCGCGCCGTTGTCCCAGGGCCCGGTGCTGGGTGACCGCCTGCAATGCCCTTATCACGGCGTCGAAGTGCGCTGCGATGGCACCGTGACCAAAGTCCCCGGCAGCCCGGGTTGCAAACTCGAAGGCAGCCGCCCGACGCGGATGTTCCACACCCGTGAAGCCGCGGGCGCGATCTTCCTCTACAACGCCGCCGACCCACACGAGGACAGCCCGCCGGAACTGGTGCTGCCCGAGCAACTGACCTCCCCGCAGTGGAGCAGCTTCCTGTGTTATGCCGAGTGGAAAGGCGATTACCGCTACGTCATCGACAACGTCATGGACCCGATGCACGGCACCTACCTGCACAAGATGTCGCACTCCATGAGCGAAGGCGAAGCCACGGCCAAGTTCGTCACCCGCGACACCGACCACGGTTTCTTCTTCGAGAAGGAAGGCCAGCGCGGGGTGAATTTCGACTGGACCGAATTCATGGACAATACCTGCCACTGGCTGCGCCTGGAAATTCCGTACCCGAAAACCGGCGGTCCCGGTGGCAACTTCACCATCATCGGCAGCTACACGCCGAGCAGCCGTGCCTTGTCGGCGGTGTTCCACTGGCGTTGCCGCCCGCTGACCGGCTGGCAGCGTGACACCTGGCGCTTCCTCTACAAGAACCGTCTGGAAGCCCGCCACTGGGCGGTGCTGGAACAGGATCGGGTGCTGCTCGAGTTCATGGAACCGGACGCCAACCAGCGGGAGAACCTGTACCAGCACGACCTCGGCGTGGTGCGCCTGCGCCGCTACCTGAAAAATGCAGCCAAGGCCCAGCTGGAGCTGATCGACGCGAAGCAGTTGCCATGA